A region of Candidatus Dependentiae bacterium DNA encodes the following proteins:
- the pth gene encoding aminoacyl-tRNA hydrolase gives MVNNQPTFSEIKAIVGLGNPGPTYAFTPHNIGFLILDELCEQNNGTWSEKNNMLISSIKIVDKKNNEQEILLVKPQTFMNNSGEVLKHLQKRGIKQENLFVVHDEIDFPFGKVTIKQGGSARGHNGLRSLIAHGGENFIRLRTGVGRPDNPAEVGNFVTKKFNESTDQVHELISKSIEIILKTINN, from the coding sequence ATGGTTAATAATCAACCAACTTTTTCAGAAATTAAAGCTATCGTAGGTCTTGGAAATCCAGGACCTACCTATGCTTTTACTCCACATAACATTGGATTTTTAATTCTGGACGAACTGTGCGAGCAAAATAATGGTACCTGGTCTGAAAAAAACAACATGCTTATTTCTAGCATTAAAATAGTTGATAAAAAAAATAACGAGCAAGAAATCCTACTTGTTAAACCACAAACATTCATGAATAATTCTGGTGAGGTTTTAAAACATTTACAAAAGCGTGGGATCAAGCAAGAAAATTTATTTGTCGTTCATGATGAAATTGATTTTCCCTTTGGAAAAGTCACCATCAAACAAGGTGGTAGCGCTCGCGGACACAATGGGCTCAGGTCACTCATCGCTCATGGTGGAGAAAATTTTATACGACTACGTACTGGCGTTGGACGACCAGACAATCCAGCAGAAGTTGGAAATTTTGTCACCAAAAAATTTAATGAGTCCACAGATCAAGTCCACGAACTCATTTCAAAATCAATCGAAATTATTCTAAAAACTATCAATAACTAA